In the Candidatus Omnitrophota bacterium genome, one interval contains:
- a CDS encoding type II secretion system protein, with translation MIKNRRGFTLVEMLASAITIGILSAMMYSIFLGAWISFETEITRIDLAQEASRILSVIEEDVMESLSLAVNGGNLTINFPPPLLTDPTDPSSPPIFAGTFGTGNFPESQVDYQLAVTPLSAPDLTLTRVGQTTGTSTVLSQRVDANTNFVLENNPAFVNGFILTVNLDLRDQVFRQVVSYQQTKEIVARN, from the coding sequence ATGATAAAAAATAGACGTGGATTTACTTTAGTTGAGATGCTTGCTTCAGCGATTACAATTGGAATCCTGTCTGCGATGATGTATTCGATTTTTTTAGGAGCATGGATTAGTTTCGAGACTGAAATTACGCGTATTGATTTGGCCCAAGAAGCTTCAAGGATTTTGAGCGTTATTGAAGAAGATGTTATGGAGTCTTTAAGCTTAGCTGTTAATGGGGGAAATTTAACGATTAACTTTCCGCCTCCCTTGCTTACAGATCCTACAGATCCATCATCTCCTCCGATTTTTGCAGGTACTTTTGGAACGGGAAATTTTCCGGAAAGCCAAGTTGATTATCAGTTGGCTGTGACTCCCTTGTCCGCGCCAGATTTAACTTTGACAAGGGTGGGGCAGACAACTGGCACTAGCACAGTGCTTTCTCAAAGGGTTGATGCAAATACTAATTTTGTCTTAGAGAATAATCCAGCTTTTGTTAATGGGTTTATTTTGACAGTAAATTTAGATTTAAGGGATCAGGTGTTTAGACAGGTGGTTTCATATCAACAGACGAAGGAGATTGTGGCACGTAATTGA
- a CDS encoding prepilin-type N-terminal cleavage/methylation domain-containing protein: MGIFTRYFKVSNQGFTLLEVLVSGIILGIISFSTYTVFNNFSSSQVRSQDRIVAADAVTSQFENIKRGVESNPATFSTLTSDPNWIPINVPNYPAGHFQQRVTYTPNTPQANITQVVVELQWTDQKGATQQSSNVFSLSEPSSFVFGDIIGTVFDNTNPASPVPLQNAVVRIANAPAAAPWVVNQFVRTDPSGNYSFKNLQGRNTLPVGNGYRLRASFTGLQTLTQPQAPAAAINLPDIPDIVQDFYLVPSRATISGRLVDSSNNQGIAGRSVSLDTHTTPVDHDVLQTDAQGNFSLNISNFSTTVTQRCYTVATGSADTALVDFPSYFIQGGQGFVGNFCGQKFAKGWSSSVLGNNPAPAMSLCPAAIGNPWFGSVATEAEMDMNGDATRGICVSAGDNVNLGDITLEPIQDFSTLMITVDVAAISLPAITPNSDVLVKVQWGDGSPFAELTTPFTGASTYNLSIQVPWLDLIGVDPNYMFTQAFLNANVGACCGALGEQDIAFKSEKTAVVIDSALESVVLDIDDDPGSLCGDANGSLSNLETGAPFGSADCRVTITGQTFGVSLEAEGCNWSFHCCPTCPDNLIPEKGVALQDTYKIDFNKAAYYERSSCGICAWPHKPVEVLSIAPNTILYDGSGTIIGKQINSTPVPHNVGLYRKGYGTISGQVVDQDGNPVSFAEVSLEPYCSSGNDTHGEPIFETTADIQGFYSFGFEDLNGNGTIDLDEKVVETWPPNNNFNNLPASVKPHMVNENARHRVRATGTRGSETKSGSTGNILLNKDQDKLHVKVTITFIGEV; this comes from the coding sequence ATGGGTATTTTTACGCGCTATTTTAAAGTTTCGAATCAAGGTTTTACTCTTTTGGAGGTTCTTGTGAGCGGAATTATTTTAGGCATTATTTCTTTTAGCACTTATACGGTGTTTAATAATTTCTCATCTTCTCAGGTTCGTTCGCAAGATAGAATTGTTGCGGCCGACGCGGTCACTTCTCAATTCGAAAATATTAAAAGAGGCGTAGAAAGCAATCCTGCTACTTTTTCAACTTTAACGTCAGATCCAAACTGGATTCCTATTAATGTCCCTAATTATCCTGCTGGCCATTTTCAACAGCGCGTTACGTATACTCCAAATACACCGCAAGCGAATATCACTCAGGTTGTTGTTGAGCTTCAGTGGACAGATCAAAAAGGGGCCACGCAACAGTCAAGCAATGTTTTTTCCCTTTCTGAGCCCTCAAGTTTTGTTTTTGGAGATATTATTGGTACAGTGTTTGATAATACAAATCCCGCTAGTCCTGTGCCATTGCAGAATGCTGTAGTAAGAATTGCAAATGCACCCGCTGCTGCGCCGTGGGTCGTAAACCAGTTTGTTCGAACAGATCCGTCTGGCAATTATAGTTTTAAGAATTTGCAGGGTCGAAATACTCTTCCGGTTGGTAATGGTTATCGCCTAAGGGCGAGCTTTACTGGACTTCAGACATTGACGCAACCTCAGGCTCCAGCTGCCGCGATTAATTTGCCTGATATTCCAGATATTGTCCAAGATTTTTATTTGGTTCCATCAAGAGCTACCATCAGTGGAAGGTTAGTTGATTCTTCTAATAATCAGGGTATCGCGGGAAGGAGTGTTTCTCTTGATACACACACGACTCCTGTTGATCACGATGTATTGCAAACAGATGCTCAGGGCAATTTTAGTTTGAATATCAGTAACTTTAGTACAACTGTTACTCAGAGATGTTATACGGTGGCAACGGGTTCTGCTGATACCGCTTTGGTTGATTTTCCTTCGTATTTCATTCAAGGGGGTCAAGGATTTGTGGGTAATTTTTGTGGTCAGAAATTTGCAAAGGGATGGTCTTCATCTGTGTTGGGTAATAACCCTGCACCTGCAATGTCTTTATGTCCTGCTGCAATAGGCAATCCTTGGTTTGGCTCAGTAGCAACAGAAGCCGAAATGGACATGAACGGTGATGCAACGCGAGGCATATGTGTCAGTGCTGGAGATAATGTTAATTTAGGGGATATTACCCTTGAGCCAATACAAGATTTTTCAACGTTGATGATTACTGTTGATGTTGCAGCGATTTCTTTACCTGCTATAACTCCTAATTCAGATGTGCTGGTTAAGGTTCAATGGGGCGATGGTAGTCCTTTTGCAGAGCTGACGACTCCATTTACTGGGGCTTCAACTTATAATCTTTCTATTCAAGTTCCATGGTTAGACTTAATTGGCGTTGATCCTAATTATATGTTTACACAAGCTTTTCTTAATGCTAATGTGGGAGCCTGTTGTGGGGCTCTTGGTGAACAGGATATTGCTTTTAAATCCGAGAAGACAGCCGTTGTTATTGATTCTGCGCTAGAATCAGTTGTTTTGGATATTGATGATGATCCAGGAAGCCTTTGTGGGGATGCAAATGGAAGCCTTTCTAATCTTGAGACAGGTGCTCCATTTGGCTCAGCTGATTGTAGAGTTACAATCACAGGGCAGACATTTGGGGTATCTCTAGAGGCTGAAGGTTGCAACTGGTCTTTTCATTGTTGCCCGACGTGTCCGGATAATTTAATACCAGAAAAGGGTGTGGCGTTGCAAGATACGTATAAAATTGATTTTAATAAAGCTGCGTATTACGAAAGATCATCGTGTGGTATTTGCGCGTGGCCGCATAAACCAGTAGAAGTTTTGAGTATTGCGCCGAATACGATTCTTTATGATGGATCAGGTACTATTATCGGCAAACAAATTAATTCTACGCCAGTTCCTCACAATGTCGGTCTTTACAGAAAAGGATATGGAACAATCTCTGGTCAGGTTGTTGATCAAGACGGGAATCCTGTTTCCTTTGCTGAGGTTAGTCTAGAGCCGTATTGTAGCAGTGGCAATGATACGCACGGAGAGCCGATTTTTGAAACTACAGCAGATATTCAAGGGTTTTATAGTTTTGGGTTTGAAGATCTTAATGGAAATGGAACTATTGATTTGGATGAAAAAGTAGTTGAAACTTGGCCGCCAAATAATAATTTCAATAATTTGCCGGCATCGGTGAAGCCTCACATGGTTAACGAAAATGCTAGACATAGAGTGAGAGCGACAGGCACAAGAGGGTCAGAAACAAAATCAGGTTCTACTGGAAATATTCTTCTTAATAAAGATCAAGATAAGCTACATGTTAAGGTTACAATTACATTTATTGGAGAGGTTTGA
- a CDS encoding secretin N-terminal domain-containing protein, protein MTKRMGFLVCVILCACFFVLYQGNGVVVSAQDNNVDQFSDIVNDLEQEIISSRQAQPALEDTLDEEAAFDEQAAYDEQDAYGEEDAYDEEAAYDEQDAYDEEAVYDEQDAYDEEEAYNEEDSFNRGYLYKSAESSESAEIEPEPIETKEAKVFIPSPKIIRTSSHPIEVSPSVSGPECITCDLPSKPTESDLVRVDASSKRLAKLEKAGERMTIDFKESELDKVFRLFSEWAGINIILDPKLKDVMVTVHLKDVTLTEAMDIVLNSYGLKQAEVGDSIFVASSDRINSMDSVTKVIQLKNIKAKNVEKLLKDIVKSLASDEESNAIVITGTPYEIEEASRIVAKVDRPQKQVLLTTQILEVNYSSDKEIGVDWNDSTSISFQETKNLGQIADGATITSQPPPLHIYRMGRTALKFDLTIKHLLSTGKAKLLANPKITAVNGKEAHIFIGDSIPYEVTTISGGATSTEVRFTEAGVKLALTPSIIEDDYVVVTVAPEVSFIAGWRGTDDQYPWVRTRRAEASMRVKDGETFILGGLISEDDKVNNYKFPFLGDIPILGNLFKYEKTEKDKKEIIITVTPQIIVN, encoded by the coding sequence ATGACAAAACGGATGGGTTTTTTGGTTTGCGTGATTTTATGCGCGTGTTTTTTTGTACTTTATCAAGGCAATGGCGTTGTTGTGAGTGCTCAAGATAATAATGTAGATCAGTTTAGCGATATTGTTAACGACCTTGAGCAAGAGATTATTAGTTCTCGTCAAGCGCAACCGGCCTTAGAGGATACTTTGGATGAGGAAGCCGCTTTTGATGAGCAAGCTGCTTATGATGAGCAAGATGCTTATGGTGAGGAAGATGCTTATGATGAGGAAGCCGCTTATGATGAGCAAGATGCTTATGATGAGGAAGCTGTCTATGATGAGCAAGATGCTTATGACGAGGAAGAGGCCTATAATGAAGAAGATTCTTTTAATCGAGGATATTTGTATAAATCGGCTGAGTCTTCAGAGTCTGCTGAGATTGAACCAGAACCTATTGAGACAAAGGAAGCAAAAGTTTTTATTCCTTCACCAAAGATTATAAGAACGTCGAGTCATCCCATAGAAGTTTCGCCTAGTGTTTCCGGTCCTGAGTGTATCACATGCGATCTTCCATCTAAACCGACGGAGAGCGATCTCGTCCGTGTTGATGCGAGCAGCAAGCGCTTGGCCAAGCTTGAAAAAGCTGGCGAGAGGATGACTATTGATTTTAAGGAATCTGAGCTTGATAAGGTTTTTCGTCTTTTTTCGGAGTGGGCTGGGATTAACATTATTCTTGATCCAAAGTTAAAAGATGTCATGGTCACAGTCCATTTAAAAGATGTCACATTGACAGAGGCCATGGATATTGTTCTAAATTCGTATGGCCTAAAACAAGCTGAGGTAGGGGATTCTATTTTTGTTGCGTCTAGCGACAGAATTAATTCAATGGACTCGGTTACCAAGGTCATACAGCTTAAGAACATTAAGGCCAAGAACGTTGAGAAATTACTAAAAGATATTGTTAAGTCTTTGGCTTCTGATGAAGAGTCAAATGCGATTGTGATTACAGGCACACCTTATGAGATTGAGGAAGCATCAAGAATTGTTGCGAAAGTTGATCGACCTCAAAAGCAAGTGCTTTTGACCACCCAGATTTTAGAGGTTAACTATAGCTCTGATAAAGAGATTGGTGTTGATTGGAATGATTCAACGTCTATTAGTTTTCAGGAAACAAAGAATCTTGGCCAGATTGCGGATGGAGCTACGATAACTAGTCAACCTCCTCCGCTTCATATTTATAGAATGGGGCGTACTGCGCTCAAGTTTGACCTAACAATTAAGCATCTTTTGAGTACGGGCAAGGCCAAGCTTTTAGCAAATCCAAAAATTACGGCTGTTAATGGCAAAGAAGCGCATATTTTTATTGGAGATTCTATTCCTTACGAGGTTACAACCATTTCAGGGGGAGCGACTTCAACCGAGGTACGTTTTACAGAAGCAGGGGTAAAGCTAGCTTTGACGCCTTCGATTATTGAAGATGATTATGTGGTTGTGACCGTGGCTCCTGAGGTCAGTTTTATCGCTGGCTGGAGAGGCACAGACGATCAATATCCTTGGGTGCGTACGCGGCGAGCGGAGGCCAGTATGCGAGTCAAAGATGGCGAGACATTTATCTTAGGAGGCCTGATCAGTGAAGACGATAAGGTCAATAATTATAAATTTCCATTTTTAGGCGACATCCCGATATTGGGAAATCTTTTTAAATACGAAAAAACAGAAAAAGATAAAAAAGAGATCATTATTACTGTTACTCCGCAGATTATTGTCAATTAA